In the genome of Quercus robur chromosome 3, dhQueRobu3.1, whole genome shotgun sequence, one region contains:
- the LOC126717610 gene encoding uncharacterized protein LOC126717610 codes for MNETCGGPSAEFCCNLKELWLYGNGEIPNVEAPIARAGVSDFRRLKNIVPFSSTSFHYLKTLRVYGSDVLISLLTPSTARTLVQLQWIDIMDCERMTEIVANEGSEAEAGDEIAFNNLKYLEFYNLPSLTAFHLGNRTIKFPSLVKVVVQKCPKLKIFCSGVLSTPKLEWVFMEEYRRVKKEGDGDRDLNARIKEYWEAKLETCDQTFAEKTDASDAEESEHDANDDLERETTSEVGDTQCDGE; via the exons ATGAATGAGACATGTGGCGGACCGTCAGCAGAATTCTGTTGCAACCTAAAAGAGCTGTGGTTGTACGGAAACGGTGAAATTCCAAATGTAGAGGCTCCAATTGCAAGAGCAGGAGTATCAGATTTTCGCAGATTAAAGAATATTGTGCCATTCTCATCCACATCTTTCCACTACTTAAAGACATTGAGAGTATACGGATCTGATGTATTGATTAGTTTATTAACTCCCTCAACAGCCAGAACTCTCGTGCAACTCCAATGGATTGACATTATGGATTGCGAAAGAATGACAGAAATAGTTGCAAATGAGGGAAGTGAAGCAGAAGCAGGAGATGAGATCGCTTTCAATAATTTGAAATATCTGGAATTTTATAACTTGCCGAGTCTCACAGCCTTCCATTTGGGGAATCGCACCATCAAATTCCCATCATTGGTTAAAGTAGTGGTGCAGAAGTGTCCTAAATTGAAGATTTTCTGTAGTGGAGTCTTAAGCACGCCAAAGCTAGAATGGGTATTCATGGAAGAATATCGAAGAGTCAAAAAGGAGGGGGATGGAGATAGAGATCTTAACGCTAGAATAAAAGAGTATTGGGAGGCTAAATTGGAGACTTGCGACCAAACGTTCGCTGAAAAG ACTGATGCTAGTGACGCTGAGGAGAGTGAACATGACGCTAATGATGACTTGGAGAGAGAAACTACTAGTGAAGTTGGGGACACACAATGTGATGGAGAATGA